In Erpetoichthys calabaricus chromosome 2, fErpCal1.3, whole genome shotgun sequence, a genomic segment contains:
- the mettl18 gene encoding histidine protein methyltransferase 1 homolog, with product MEFSFNFDVQVDVGEEVHNEGNATKYVDNPDKNVQELPPQMTKETKEHILPKNCEHLLENIVPETLSVGTLPPLHYLNESVFEQTASEHADHENILSQSISSHSDLISGVYEGGLRIWECTYDLLVYFEREKETFCGKRVLDLGCGAGLLGILALKNGAKQVHFQDYNSTVIEDVTIPNVLLNCEEDQEVICDSCPTPERMNRCNFFSGDWCGFLPFILSSKPAFQYDVILTSETIYNPSYYNALHDIFQSLLTPEGVVYLATKVHYFGVGGGIHLFENFLKEKDIFNLRSLTVVEEGLQRHVVALTFKTKV from the coding sequence GTTGACAATCCAGATAAGAATGTACAGGAACTGCCTCCACAGATGACCAAAGAAACAAAGGAGCATATTTTGCCCAAGAATTGTGAGCACCTCCTGGAGAACATCGTCCCGGAGACTCTTTCAGTTGGTACCTTGCCTCCACTACATTACCTTAACGAGTCGGTTTTTGAACAGACTGCATCGGAACACGCCGACCACGAGAATATCCTGTCACAGAGCATCAGCTCCCACTCTGACCTCATCTCTGGGGTATATGAGGGGGGCCTGCGCATTTGGGAATGCACATATGATCTTCTTGTGTActttgagagagaaaaagagacattTTGTGGGAAGCGAGTCCTTGACCTAGGCTGTGGAGCAGGGTTATTGGGTATCTTAGCTCTAAAAAATGGTGCAAAACAAGTTCACTTTCAGGACTACAACAGCACAGTAATTGAGGATGTAACAATACCAAATGTGTTGCTCAACTGTGAGGAAGATCAAGAAGTGATCTGTGACAGCTGTCCTACACCGGAGAGAATGAATAGGTGCAATTTTTTTTCAGGAGACTGGTGCGGCTTTCTGCCCTTCATTCTCTCCAGTAAACCGGCATTTCAGTATGATGTTATTCTCACATCTGAGACCATATACAACCCTAGCTATTACAATGCACTGCATGACATCTTCCAGAGTCTTCTCACTCCTGAAGGTGTTGTGTACCTGGCCACTAAAGTACACTACTTTGGTGTTGGAGGAGGAATTCAcctttttgaaaactttttaaaagaaaaagacatatTCAACTTACGAAGTTTAACAGTGGTGGAAGAAGGCCTCCAAAGGCATGTGGTTGCATTGACCTTCAAAACAAAGGTTTAA